The following proteins are co-located in the Candidatus Acidulodesulfobacterium acidiphilum genome:
- a CDS encoding cobyric acid synthase, whose amino-acid sequence MKSKYIMIQGTSSSAGKSVLTAGFLRYFANRGVNCSPFKSQNMSLNSFITEDGSEIAVSQAVQSQAAFKKPLRQINPILIKPSSDTEMHLVLDGKHFGNMNFEEYNAKKSFFLKKASQSFDFLTERNELVIAEGAGSPAEINLYKYDIANMGFAEIYNMPVILIADIERGGVFASLYGTVKLLKPKWRKLVKGFIINKFRGNLSILKPGIDEIEKSLNIPCAGVIPYIKNIHIEAEDSLNLKNDLSGSDIYSDNGGKIKIGIVRLEHISNFNEFDPLFFDERFHPVFFDAVPIGEAGEFDIIIIPGTKTTASDLNQIKKSGIFDYIKRFEKFKKGIILGICGGFQMMGNIIKDPYKLESRKNSENLETVGGFGFFGLETILSDKKITVSGKYDFNGSFLDGYEIHNGRSFLKDAENVKFDRHQGGKGISSFLLKQVNDNSDGKCALEFSDKNEVLSLISIDGRKIGTYVHGLFADKIFRDFLEELVNKNNKNKNYKYILPNNNNRDYADVRNESFNILADNIEKYVDMKLFKEITRI is encoded by the coding sequence CTGACCGCCGGATTTTTAAGGTATTTTGCAAACAGAGGGGTAAACTGCTCGCCTTTTAAATCCCAGAATATGTCGCTTAACAGTTTTATTACGGAAGACGGTTCCGAAATTGCCGTTTCTCAAGCGGTACAGTCCCAAGCCGCTTTTAAAAAACCGTTGAGGCAGATTAATCCGATTTTAATAAAGCCTTCTTCCGACACCGAAATGCATCTGGTTCTGGACGGAAAACATTTCGGCAATATGAATTTTGAAGAATACAACGCCAAAAAAAGTTTTTTTTTAAAAAAAGCATCCCAGTCTTTCGATTTTTTAACGGAACGCAACGAACTGGTTATAGCGGAAGGCGCGGGAAGTCCGGCTGAAATAAATCTCTATAAGTATGATATCGCCAATATGGGTTTTGCCGAAATTTATAATATGCCCGTAATTTTAATCGCAGATATAGAAAGAGGAGGCGTTTTTGCGTCTTTATACGGAACGGTAAAACTGCTGAAACCTAAATGGAGAAAATTGGTCAAAGGTTTTATAATCAATAAGTTCAGGGGTAATCTTTCAATACTGAAGCCCGGCATAGACGAGATAGAAAAAAGTTTAAATATACCATGCGCAGGCGTAATTCCTTATATTAAAAATATTCATATAGAGGCGGAAGACAGTTTAAACCTTAAAAATGACTTAAGCGGATCCGATATATACTCTGATAACGGCGGAAAAATTAAAATAGGAATAGTCCGCTTAGAGCATATTTCAAATTTTAACGAATTCGACCCTCTTTTTTTTGACGAAAGGTTTCATCCCGTTTTTTTCGATGCAGTTCCCATTGGCGAAGCCGGTGAATTTGATATTATAATAATACCGGGAACTAAAACTACCGCTTCGGATTTAAACCAAATTAAAAAATCGGGAATTTTTGATTATATAAAAAGATTCGAAAAATTTAAGAAAGGTATTATATTAGGGATTTGCGGCGGTTTTCAGATGATGGGAAACATAATAAAAGATCCTTATAAACTTGAATCCCGTAAAAATTCGGAGAATTTAGAAACCGTCGGCGGTTTCGGTTTTTTTGGACTTGAAACGATATTATCGGACAAAAAAATAACCGTTAGCGGAAAGTATGATTTTAACGGCAGTTTCCTTGACGGTTACGAGATTCATAACGGAAGGAGTTTTTTAAAAGACGCAGAGAATGTGAAATTTGACCGTCATCAAGGCGGTAAAGGCATTTCGTCTTTTTTACTTAAACAGGTCAACGATAATTCGGACGGTAAATGCGCTTTAGAATTTTCGGATAAAAACGAAGTTTTATCGCTAATCTCTATAGATGGAAGAAAAATAGGAACTTATGTTCACGGATTGTTTGCCGATAAAATATTTAGGGATTTTTTAGAAGAACTTGTAAACAAAAACAATAAAAATAAAAACTATAAATATATCTTGCCGAATAATAATAATCGCGATT